The Micromonospora sp. NBC_00421 DNA window CACGATGCAGGCGTGCCGGTGCCGGGAGGTCAACACGCACAGCCGCCCCGACTCCAGGTGGAAATTCGTCGCGTCCCGCCGGCCGGAGAGCGGGTGCAGCACGATCGTCACGTCGTACTCGCGGCCCTGGAGCCGGTTGGCGGTGTCCACGGTGATGCCCGCCCCGGCCTCCCCGAGGTGGGCGCGGATCGCGGCGACCTGGTCGCGGTGCGCGGCCCCGACGGCGATCCGGTCGGCGGTGACCGGCGCACCGGCCGGCGCGTGCTCACTGACCGCGACCGCGCCCCGGTGCAGCACCCGCAGGGCGAGCGCGGCGCACGCCGAGGCGGCCTCCGCATCGGTACGCAGGGTGTGCCGGGCCGGCAACTCGTGCAACGCCCAGCCGGTGCCGGCGGCCAGCTCCACCGCCGCGTCGAGCGTGTCGCCCGGCCCCGGCCGGGTCAGCGTCAACGCCCGGTCGGCCGGGCCGGTGCCGGCGCGGAACCCGGTGAACGGGTAGAACGCCGCCGCGACCACCGGGGCCGCCGACGCCGGCAGCCGCCAGGACACCGGCAGGCGGTGCACCGGAAGCTCCGGGTTGTGCCGCAGCAGCACCGCCACCGCCGCCTGCATCGGGTCCCAGCTCAGACCCGTCCAGCGCAGGGTCTCGACGGTGGAGAACGGGTCGAGCTGCCCGGGATCACCCACGAACAGCGCCCGCTCGAACCTCCCGGCCACCCGCAGCAGCGCATCCGAGCGCATCTGGTACGCCTCGTCGACGATCGCCCACGGCCACCGACCCTCGGTGACAGTGGCCCACTTGGCCGCCGTACCGATGGTGACGGCCGGGTCACCCAGGTCGGCGACCTTCGACGCGGCCCGGACCGTGTCGTGGCCACGGACCCGCTCCGACGGCCGGTAGTCGGTCGCCGAGAGCCGGCCGATGCGCAGCTCGGGGGCCTTGGTGGCGAGTCGGTCGATGAGGTCGTCGACCTGCTCGTTGGTCTGCGCCACGATGATCAGCGGCTCCCCGGCGGCGGCCAGCTCGACGGCGGCCCGCACGACCAGGGTCGACTTGCCGGCCCCGGGCGGAGAGTCGACCACCACGCCCCGGTGGTCACCCGCGCGCAGGTCCGCCAGGACGGCCGCGACGACCCGTTCCGCCTCGACGGCCGGCGGCACTTCCAGCCCGAGCATCAACCTCACCTCCCACCAGGCATTCTCGGCACCCTACCCGTCCCGCCCTACCTTCAGCCGCCAGCCGCTCGGTCACCCGGCCCCCGCCGCGTCACGCGCGGCGCACGCCGTGGACCGCCGTCCGGGGCCGGATCAGGCCCACGCAGCGGAACGGGAGCCGGTCGACCAGTTCGACCGGAACACCACGTCGTTCGGCCAGCAACCGGATGTGCGGCAGCTCGGTGGTCGCGTCGACCCGCAGCAGGATCTTCCACGGCATCCGACGCAGCAACGCACGGGTGGTCTCCCCGACGCCGGGTTTGACGAGGTCGACGTCACCGATGCCGTAGGCACGGCTGATCTCCTCGGCCGCCCGCCAGCCGGCCCAGGTTTCCGACAGCTCGGCCGGGCATCCGGCCGCCCGGTCACGCCGGACCGCGTCGACCACCTCCGGGAACGCGGCGGTGACGGTGTCGACGAATACGGCGGAGACGTCCGCACCAGCCAGCTGCGGGTAGAACTTCGCGCCGTGGAACTGGCCGGGCGCGATCAGATCGTCGCGGAGAACCGTCCGCGAGACGAGACCCGACACGGTGGAGTTGAGGCAGGCCGACGGCACCAGGCAGTCGT harbors:
- a CDS encoding AAA family ATPase, with protein sequence MLGLEVPPAVEAERVVAAVLADLRAGDHRGVVVDSPPGAGKSTLVVRAAVELAAAGEPLIIVAQTNEQVDDLIDRLATKAPELRIGRLSATDYRPSERVRGHDTVRAASKVADLGDPAVTIGTAAKWATVTEGRWPWAIVDEAYQMRSDALLRVAGRFERALFVGDPGQLDPFSTVETLRWTGLSWDPMQAAVAVLLRHNPELPVHRLPVSWRLPASAAPVVAAAFYPFTGFRAGTGPADRALTLTRPGPGDTLDAAVELAAGTGWALHELPARHTLRTDAEAASACAALALRVLHRGAVAVSEHAPAGAPVTADRIAVGAAHRDQVAAIRAHLGEAGAGITVDTANRLQGREYDVTIVLHPLSGRRDATNFHLESGRLCVLTSRHRHACIVVARAGIGELLDAHPSTESVHLDVPVKFPDGWAANQTTMTFLEDHRASA